TCTGCGCGCGCTTCGACCGGGTGAGCCTCGATGTGGTGGTCTCCCAGGGGACGGCCCCGGCAGGAGGTCAGGACGCGCTCTCGGGGGTCGATGCCGTGCGCTCGGCGCTCGAGGGGGCGGTCGTCCGAGGGGACCTTCCCCTCGGTGGTTCGTGCGAGGTGGAGGTGAGCTCCACGGAGGCGTCTGCGGGCGCGGGCGGGGCGGTCTTCTCGCTGGCCCCACGGCTCGAACGCTATACCTGCACGCTCGTCTACCATCCCTGGCCCTCGGCGTTCGCCGTGGCGGGGGTGTCGGCGGGGGTGCCGATCTCGCTCACGCATGAGCGGACGTTCGTGATCGACCGATACCGGACAGGGGTGGTGGGCTGACATGTGCGAGGTCTTGGTGTGCCTGGGAGGGTGCCATGCGCCGGCGTTCCGCGCACGGGTGCTCAGGAGCTGGGGCGGTCGGCTCAGGGGACTGCTCGGCACGACGAGGGCCGACCCCTCGGTGGGGCCGGTGCTGCTGGTGAGGTGCGGGTCGGTGCATACCTTCGGGATGCGCTATGAGCTCGACCTCGCGCTGCTCGATGACGAAGGGCGGGTCCTCGCCACACGTCGGGGCATGGGGCCGGGCCGGGTGGTCTCCGCACATGGGGCATGCCTCGCCCTCGAGCGCCCAAGTGGGTTGGGACCATGGCCCGAGGTGGGGGAGTACGTGCGGTTCGAGAAGGCGGAGGCGACGGGTGCGGCCCGTATGCCGGGGATGGGAGCGTGATTGCGATGGAAGGGACTCTGGAGCAGCGGGGCGGCCGCTATGGTCAGGACGTGCCCTATGGTTCGGGACGCGGACGGGACCAGGGACACTCGTACCTGCCGGCATCGCCGGGTACACGGGATGCGCCGCCCAACAAGGCAGGCATCACGCTAGGACCAGGTACCAAGCGATGTCCTCGCTGTGGGGCCGTGCTCTTCGATGACATGGAGGTCTGCTATGCGTGCCTCTATGACTTCTCGAAGGACCGTGCGGCCCAGAGGAGGGCGCAGATGCCGCCCATGCCTGGCGACCCGGAGCTCTCGACTGCCGATGTGGTGGGGTTGGTCGACGGCTGGGCAGGGTCCGAGCCCGAGGTGCGGGACGCACCTATGGACGACGGATACCTCTGGGGGGAGCTCTTCTCGCAGGAGGACGAGGACGACCCCTGGGCGGACATGCCTGACGTGGCGGAGTCTCCCCTGGCACAACGGCCGCAGGAGGCCTGGGACCAGGACGAGGCCCTGCCGGCGGCCGCTGCGTCCCTCCGTCCCGCACATGCCAGCCATGACTGGGCTCCCACGCCGACCGATTCGACGGCACCCCTGCCGAGGATCGGGGTGGTGACGGACCGTCTCGGCGTGCGCGTCGAGACGGACGACATGGATGTGACCTGTCGGATTCCCGCCGATGGCCTGGCCGTGGGTCGCGGGGACGACAACGACGTTATCCTGCGCGCGCGGTCAGTCTCGCGCCATCACGTGAGGCTCTTCCCGTCGGCGGCAGGCGTGGTCGCGGAGGACCAGGGGGCCACGAACCCGGCGCTGGTGCTGGGCAGTCCCCTTACGGGAAGCAGGACCCTGAAGCTGGGGGACGTGCTCGATATAGGCGGCACCCGTCTCACGCTCGTGCCGGTCAACGGCTAGGGCATAACCGAGAGGGAACGCGAGGTGAGGGACGTCTGGCGGAAGGAGGACGGTATGGAAGGTCCAGGAGGGTCGGAGGAGATCGGAGCCATGGTGGAGGCAGATGGAGGCGGTGCGGCCAAGCCGGTCATGAGCATCCGGGAGGCCAAGTCGCTCTGGCGCGACCCGTGTCTCGTGAGGCTGCCGTCAAGGTGGTCGAGCGAGCGACGGATGTTGGTGGTCGGTCGGGTCCATGACGTGTTCTGGACGGCCATCGCAAGGAGGCTGAGCACGGACGTCGAGATCATCAGCGCACGATACGCAACCGAGGAGGAGGTCGGAATCTATGAGCAAACGAACTGGGGAGACTACTACCAGCGCTAACCTTGTCGCCCGCTTCGAGGCGGGGGATGCGGTCATGGACTACTTCAAGATGCCCGCGGCGGTCGCGGCAGGTGTGGAGGGACGCATCAACGTCGACATGTCGTCGTGGATGTACGAGGCGGTGAGGGCTGAGGCGCAGAGGTCCGGCCTCTCATGCCAGGCGGTCGTGAAGTGGTGGTTGTCAGAGAGGATCAGTGCCGAGGCGCGTCGCGACAAGGCAGAGCCTGCGAGGGAGCAACCGACCTCCCGCTCGATGGGCCAGTATGGTTGCGGCGATGACTACTACTATGGCGAGCCGACGTTCTGACCGCGTCGCGTCCCGGTGTCGCGGCAGATTGCACAACAAAGAGGCGCGCACGCTTGCGCGAGCGGGCGAGTTTGGTATCATAAGCAGGCTTGCGAAAGCGGCACCCAGACGGCTGGGTAGCTCAGTTGGTAGAGCAGGGGACTGAAAATCCCCGTGTCAGGGGTTCAATTCCCTTCCCAGCCACCATGCAAAACACGAGGTAGACGGTCAAATCGGCCGCCTACCTCTTTTGTTACTCATGAACAGGATTCCCGACTTACTCAGGAGAGGTATTTACGGACCATCCCTGTCGTCCCTCTCGCACGTCACATCCGCTCACCGTGTCCGTTGGCCTCCCTGCCCGACTCGTCAGCCCATGCCGGTGTGGCTGGGCTATGGTCGGATGCGACCATCATCGGCCTGGCCCCTACCAGGCATCCGAGAGGAGCCATGCATGTCCGCACTCGTCTTCAACAGCCCGTCCAAGTATGTCCAGGGCCCCGACGCCCTGTCAGACCTCGCCACCTATGTGGAGCCGCTCGGGTTCAAGGCCCTCGCCATCGCCACGCCCTCGGGCGTGCGTCGCATCGGCGGCAAGGTGCGTGCGGGCTTCGAGTCGTCGCAGGCGGACGTCATTCTCGAGGAGTTCGCCGGTGAGTGCTGTACCTCGGAGATCGAGCGCCTCCGCCAGGTGGCCGAGCGCGAGGGCGCGGACGTCATCTGCGGCATCGGTGGCGGCAAGGCCCTCGACACCGCCAAGGCCGTGGCCTACTACCTCAAGGTCCCCGTGGTGATCTGCCCCACCATCGCCAGCTCTGACGCCCCATGCAGCGCCCTGTCCGTGGTCTACTCGGATGGCGGCGCCTTCGACTCCTACCTCTACCTGCGCTCGAACCCCGACGTCGTCCTCATGGACACCACCGTCATCGCGGCCAGTCCCGTGCGGCTCACCGTGTCGGGCATGGGTGACGCGCTGGCGACCTACTTCGAGGCACAGGCCTCGGTCGACTCGGCAGGCACCACCTGCGCCGGCGGCAAGGCCAGCTCGGCCGCCCTCGCGCTCGCACGCCTCTGCTTCGACACCCTCATGGCAGACGGCGTCAAGGCCAAGGTCGCTCTCGAGGCAGGCTGCCTCACCCCGGCCGTCGAGCACGTCATCGAGGCCAACACGCTCCTGTCGGGCATCGGCTTCGAGAGCTGCGGCCTGGCCGCGGCCCATGCCATCCACAACGGCCTCACCTGCCTGCCCGAGACCCACGACAACTACCACGGCGAGAAGGTCGCCTTCGGCACGCTCTGCCAGCTCGTGCTGGCCGACGCCCCCACCGAGCAGATCGAGCAGGTCATGGCGTTCTGCCTCGAGGTGGGCCTCCCGGTGACCCTGGCCGAGCTGGGTGTGGAGCACATCACCACCGAGCAGGTCATGGAGGTCGCCACCGCGGCATGCGCCCCCTCGGACACGATGGGTAACATGCCCTTCGAGGTCACGCCTGACATGGTGGCCAACTGCATCCTGGCGGCGGACGCCCTGGGCCGCTATTACACCGAGGGATAGCCCAGCGTGGGCATCGTCCCTCTCGTGTGCCCTGCCCTGCGCCAGACCCGGGCCATATAGGTCCCGCTGCCCCGCTATACTGCAAGCAGTGAAGCACGCTGTGTCTGGGGGCAGACGGTATGGCAGAGAAGGACGACAGGACGGTTCATGGGGTCAACCTCTCGGGGTGGCTCGTGCTGGAGAGCTGGGTCACGCCCTCCCTCTTCGCGAGCACCGGTGCCTTCGACGGCGCAGGCCTGAGGGAGGCCCTCGGTCGCAAGCGCTTCTCCGAGCTCCTCGACGCCCACCGTTCCACCTTCATCACCGAGGAGGACTTCTCGAGGATCGCCGCCCGCGGCTTCGACGCGGTGCGCCTGCCCGTGCCATGGTTCGTGCTCGGCGACGACGGTCCGTTCCCCGGCTCGTACGACGGCTGTCTCAAGTACGTCGATGCCGCCATGAACTGGGCCGAGGACGAAGGGATCCAGGTCCTGCTGTGCCTCTCGTCCATCCCTGGCTCCACCGACTCCGAGAGTGGCCATCAGATGGTGATCCAGAACGAGGAGAGGTCCCGCGCCGCCGCGCTCGAGGTCATCTCGGTCCTGGCCGAGCGCTTCGGCAGGAGGCCCGGCCTCCTGGGCATCGAGCCGCTTGACGAGCCACAGGTCCAGCACCGTCATGGCCTCACGCTGACCGACGGCGTGCCGATGCACCGCCTCCGCAACTACTATCGCGACGCCTACGAGACCATCCGACAGATGGGCGGCCACAAGCCGGTCGTGGTCATCTCGGACGGTGGCATGCCGGGTGAGTTCCGCCGCTTCATGGCGCAGGACCGTTACACCAATGTCTGGCTCGACTCCCATATCTACCATTACGCCGACTCCACGGATGCCTCCGGCCCCCGGGGCGTGCGTGACCTCATCACCGCGACCGACCGGTACCTCAAGACGGCTCATGAGAGCCATCTCCCCTGCATGGTGGGCGAGTGGTCGGCGGCGCTCCCGCTGGCCGACTCCGCGATGACGCCCGAGGGACGCATCGCCCTCGAGCGTGTCTATACCTCGAGCCAGCTCTCCGCCTTCGCAGGCAGCGCCGGCTGGTTCTTCCAGACCTGGAAGACCGAGTCGCACCTGAGCTCGTGGGACGCCCGCGTGGCGCTCTCGAGCTTCGAGCGCGGGATGTTCGACTAGTGGAGCCCACGGAACCCACCGCCGCCAGTGACATCAGCCATCCGGCGGGCCTATTCTCGCTGGTGGGAACCCCTATCGGTAACCTGTCTGACGTGAGCCCGCGTGTGAGCGCCACCCTGGCCGCGGCCGACGTCGTGCTCTGCGAGGACACGCGCGTCACGGGCAAGCTCCTGTCGTGCCTCGGCGTGCATGCCTCGCTCGAGCGCTGCGACGAGAACGTCATCCGCGAGCGCACGCAGTCGGTCCTCGACCGCCTGGCGGCCGGCGAGCGCGTGGCGTTCGTCTCGGACGCGGGGATGCCGGGGGTGTCCGACCCAGGGAGCGTTCTCATGGATGCCGCGCTGGCGGCCGGCGTTGCCACCGAGGTCATCCCGGGGCCGAGCGCCGTCACCTGCGCCGTCGCGGCGAGTGGCCTTGCCTGCCGGCACTTCCTCTTCGAGGGGTTCCTGCCGCGCAAGGCTGGTGAGAGGGACCGTCTGCTCGTCACGCTCTCGCAGGTGCCGGCAGCGCTCGTGATCTACGAGTCGCCGCATCGTGCTGTGGCCACCCTGGCTGCCATCGCCGTAGCCATGCCCGCGCGTCGCGTGGCCCTGGTACGCGAGCTCACCAAGGTCCACGAGGAGGTCTCCCGTGGCACCGCGCCCGAGCTCGCGGCATCCGTCGCGGCGCGTGTGGAGGCCGAGCCCCTCAAGGGCGAGTGCGTCATCGTGGTGGAGGAGCCGGCGGCGGACGAGGTCGTGGCCGCGCCTGCAGACGTCGCCGCGCGTCCCTCGCTCGACGAGGCCATCGCCGAGGGCATCCGGCAGGGGAGCCCCAAGAGCGCCCTTGCCCGCCGTATCGCGCGGGCCTATGGCATCACGCGTGACGAGGCCTACCGGCGCGTGGTCGAGCTCTCACGCAAGGGGTAGGCATGACACGGTCGTTCTTCTCGGCATGCCTGTCTCCCCTGTATCCCCGTCATTCCATTCCGACGCTCATGAACTCCGCCCCATGGGCATGGCGCGAGCGGGTGTATGTGAACGGCCTGCCATCGGTGAGGTACTCGACCTGCTCGATCTCGAGGAGCGGCTCGTCCGAGGGGACCTCGAGCAGACGGCACTCCTCCGGCGTGGGTTTCGCGGCCCGCACCACGCGGTTCGAGCTCGCGATGGTGTAGTCCGTGCGCTCGCGGATGTAAGCGAACAGCGAGGTCTCGGCATCGTGGCGCCTGAGGTCTGGGAAGAGCTTGATGGGCATATAGGTGTACTCGACGGTCAGGTGGACGTCGTCAGAGATCCTGAGCCGGCACATGTAGTAGGCGAACTCATCGGGCTCCATGCCCAGGCTCTTCGCGATGGGGTCGGGAGGGGCAGCGACGGTGAACTCCTCCACCTCGGTCCTGACCTTCTTGCCCATGGCTGTCTGCTGGGCGTAGAAGCCCCCCATGTCACAGGAGATCTCCGTGCCCGATGCCGTCGTCGCCATCTTCGGGATGAGGGCCTTCACGAAGGAGCCTGACCCCTTTCGCCGCACGATGAGACCCTCGACCTCAAGTTGGTCCATGGCTCGCGTGATGGTGATTTTGCTCACGCCATACCGTTCACAGAGTTTCTGCGCCGAGGGGAGAAGGTCGTTGCATGGGTAGGTGCCATCGGCGATCTTCGCCTTGATATCTGCCACTACCTGCTCGTATTTGTGCACGGCGACCTCCCCTGCGGATTAATCACATCAGATTCCGATGTCACCATGATAACCGCTCACCGATGCATTCTTGTCTGGCTGATAGAACATGCTATGTTCGCAACGTAACATGTTAGGTAATGGCACAAAGCATGTTACGCATGTGTCGAAACGAGTTGAGGGGGAATCGCTTTGGGAGAGGGACCGACAAGGGTGGCCCTGTTCTGCAGCGGGGGGTTCTCGACGAGCCTTGCTGCGGCAAAGGTCCAGAAGTACTTCGAGCAGACGAACAGGAACATGACGATTGACGCCTACGGCTATGCCGACCTCAATGACAAGGCACCCTCTGCCGACGTCATCGTGCTGGCGCCGCAGATCCGCTACGTCTACGACGACGTGGTCAAGGAGTATCCCGACAAGAAGGTCGTGAAGCTCACGATGCAGGAGTTCGGAAGCATGGACGGCGCCATCATCGCCGGACGTCTCGCCAAGGAAGGTGTTGAATAGGATGTCGAACGACAAGGTAGAGAGGTTCGAGGACTCGTTCACCCGGGTCGCAGGTAAGTTCGCGGGCAACAAGATGCTGCTCACGCTTCGTGACTCGTTCATCCTCGTCTCTGCGACGAGCATGATCGCGGGCTTCGCCCTCATGATCTCCTCGGTGTTTGTGAGCCCGTCATCGGGACTCATCTTCTCTGACAGCGGCCTCAACCTGGGTGCCCTCATCTTCGGGTCTGCCGACGCGTTCAAGGCGTCCGGACTGTACTCGGGACTTGGGACCGCGAGCACCCTCATCGGCCTGGTCTCGCATGGCTCGCTCGACGTGTTCGCCGTGCTGCTGGTAGTCGTGTTCGCTCGCACCTTCTCGAAGAAGTACTTCCCCCATGCGGAGGAGCATCTCACCTCGGTGCTGTATGCCCTCGGCTCCTTCTTCATCTGCATGCCCTGGAAGTTCACGTACACGCCGACCGACACGACCGACTCGATCAACGTCCTCAACTACATGGACACCACGTTCTTTGGTACCAAGGGCGTATTCGCCGCGCTGGTGATCACCGGGCTCGCCGTCTGGATCTACAACACGGTGCTCGACAAGGGCCTCAAGATCTCGATGCCCGATTCCGTGCCACCTGCGGTGGCCCGCAGCTTCGAGTCGCTCATCCCTGGCTGTGCCACCATGGGCTTCTTCGTAATCCTCACGAGCCTGAGCACGTCGCTCACCGGCCAGAGCATGCCTGAGCTCTTCCTCACGCTGCTCCAGGCACCGGCGCTCGCCATCTCCAACACCGGCGCGTTCGCCTTCGTCTCGCAGTTCACGTGGAGCCTGCTGCAGTGGTTCGGCATCCATCCCACGTCCATCTGGGGCCCGATCTTCGGCCTTACCTGGAACATCAATGACACGCAGAACATGCTCGGCCAGGCCCAGAACATCTACTCGACCCTGTACATGAACTTCTCGACCGTCGCCGCCGGCACCTGCTCGGTCGCCCCGGTGCTCGCCCTCATCCTCTTCTCGAAGAGGGCGTCGGCCAAGAAGATCACCAAGATTCCCATCATGCCTGCCATCTTCAACATCTCAGAGCCGATCACCTTCGGCCTGCCCATCGTGCTCAACCCGCTCTATCTCATCCCGTTCGTCGTGGCCCAGCCCCTCGGCTTCTACATCGGCCTGTTCTTCACGCAGATAGGCTTCATCGGGCCCATCGTGAACAACGTGCCGTGGACTGTGCCGACGCTGATCTCGGGCCTGCTGTACACGGGCTCCATAAACGGGCTGCTGGTCCAGGCGGTCATCCTCGCTGCGACCACGGCCATCTACATCCCCTTCATCAAGATCGATAATAAGGTGAACCCCGAGGTCGATCCTGACGAGGAGAAGGCGCAGACAGATGGTGCCGGCGAGCAGGTTGACTCGCCGGTGCTCGAGGCCGATGCCATAGCTGTTGGGGAGCTGCCGACCTCAAAGTCGGCTCCCGCGGTCGCCTGACGGCACCTGGCAGGTCCGTGCGCCCGCTCGACGGGAGGCCCCTCTCCTTCGCCTCCCGTCGGGTGGACGTACGTGCCATATGCAACGAGAAGGACCATTCGCATACCCCGCCGGTACGGCTGATGCGGGGGAGAGGGGCAACGGATCACATGGAGCTCGCGCTCGACAAGCTGTTCTCTGACAACATGGTGCTTCCTAGCGGACGCACCTTTCGCGTGAGCGGGCGAGGTGTGCCTGGTCGGATGATCAGGGTGAGGGTGGCCTCGCAGGTGGTCACGACCTCGGTGACTGCATCGGGCACTTGGTCGGTCGAGGTGGATCCCGGGGGTGACGCGCATCCCAAGGAGGGGTCGCTCGTCGTGGACGACAAACAGTCCGGGGCCAAGGTAGTCGTGGAGCACGTGAGGTTCGGACACGTCTATCTCTTGGGCGGACAGTCCAACATCGAGTTCCGCATGCGGGAGGACGAGGGCTACGTCCAGGCATTGGACGCGATGCCCCAGCCGTGGGCCTATGTGTATACCGTCCCGCAGGTTGAGTACCTGGCAGATGACGGCTCCGTCATGCCCGAGGGACTCGACGGGGGTGCATGGCTGCCACTCGGCTCCGCTTCCTTGGGCAACGTCTCCGCTGTGGGCTACTATGCGCTCCAGGCCATCCACCGGGAGCATCCGGATGAGGTCGTGGGTCTCGTCGACTGCTTCAAGGGCGGGACGTCGGCCTCGTGCTGGGTGCCGCCTGAGGTCCTCGTGGACCCAAGCCTCCATGAGGCCTATGTCGAGCCCTTCGAGGCGGCGATAGCCGACAAGGACGAGGCGGACTTCGATCGGGAGCAGGAGACCTACGAGTCGCTGGTCGAGAGGCACAACGATGACCTTGCGAGGTATCGTGCCGCCCATCCGGACCGCACGCTGAGCGAGGCCAAGAACGTGGTGGGGCACACGCCTTGGCCACCCCCGGCGCGTCCTACTAGCCCCTACAGGCCCTCGGGGCTCTATGGGACGATGTTCGTGCCGGCGAGCTCCTACTCGTACTCCGCAATCGTGTGGTACCAGGGTGAGGACGACTCGAAGCATGCGAAGCTCTATCACCAGCTCCTGACCGGGCTCATCGGTGCCTGGCGTCATGCCTTGCATGATGCCGAGGTCCCCATCTATGTGATGCAGCTCCCTGGGTATGCGGATGACCTGCCAGACTCGTGGGCGCTCGTGCGTCAGGCCCAGCTCAGGGTCTCGTACGAGATGCCTGGGGTCCATCTCGTCTCCATCGCTGACACGGGTGACGAGCACAACATACACCCCGCCTCCAAGCGGGTGGCAGGTGAGCGTTTGGGGCGCGTACTGTCGAGTCATTCCTGCGACGGTACACCCGTGCCAGGTAAGGTTCACCTTCGCGACGATGCCCTGACGGTCGAGGTGGACGATGCGGAGTCGATTGCTTCGGACGGCGACGCTGTGGCAGAGGTGCGGGAGGATACCGGATGGAACCGCGTCTGCATGACGGTGCAGAATGACCCGCCGCGGGTACTTATTCCGGTAGGGGCTAATACTACCCGCGTGAGGTACGGCTACGAGAACTACCCTCATCTCGTGATACGGGACGACTTCGGCCAGCCGCTGGCTCCCTTCGAGCTTGCGCTGAAAGAGGGCGAATGGTCCCTGGCGTAGGTGCCTATGACCTGAGACCTTAGAATGTGATGCGCGATACCACTCAAGACAGAATATGGCAGGAGAAGGGACACGGCATGCGCGACCTCATGGCGATAGACGTGGGCGGCACCTCGATCAAGCTCGCGGTATGGCACGACGGCAAGCTGGTGGACGAGCACAGCGTACCCACGCCCGACTCGCTCGACGGCTACTACGAGGCCCTCGAGTCCGAGGTGGCCTCCGCGCGCGAGGGCTATCCCATCGAGGGCGTGGCCATGAGCTCGCCCGGTGCTCCCAACAGCCAGACCGGCGTGATCGAGAGCTCGAGCGCCATCCCCTACATCCACGGCTTCGACATCAGGGACGAGCTCGCGCGCAGGTTCTGCCTGCCCGTGAGCATAGAGAACGATGCCAACTGCGCTGCGCTGGCCGAGGTGGCGGACGGCGTGGGCAAGGATGCCACGAGCCTGCTCTTCGTGGTCATCGGCACGGGTGTGGGCGGCGCCGTGATCATCGATCGCAAGCTCTGGCACGGCGCCCACCTTCTGGGTGGCGAGTTCGGCTTCGCGATCACCAAGGACGGTCGGATCCTCTCCGAGGTGGCGAGTCCCGTCTCTATGGCGGCGCGTTACAAGGAGCGCACCGGTCACGAGGTCACGGGCAAGGAGGTCTTCGACCTGGCGGAGGAGGGCGACGACGTCGCGGCCGACGAGGTCCACACGATGACGTCTACGCTGGCCAGGGCCCTGTTCAACCTGCAGTACTGCTTCGATCCGCAGATGATCGTGCTGGGTGGCGGCATCTCGAACAACCCGCACCTCATTCCCCTGCTGGAGGCCGAGGTAAAGGACCTCCAGGCGACCCTGCCGTTCAAGACCATCGCCCCGACGTTGGTGACCTGTGCCTATACGTCGGCCGCGAACCTGCGCGGTGCTGTGGAGAACTTCGAGCAGACGTATTCCGAGGTAGGGTAGGTCAGGCGAGAGGAACCATCCGCGTCGGTAAGTCAGCAGACATCCTGAGTTGACAATGGTTCCAAGGCCGTGTAATGTTCTCTCTTGCGCTTACGAGCGCTCCACATATTGCGGGGTGGAGCAGTCTGGTAGCTCGCCGGGCTCATAACCCGGAGGTCGTTGGTTCAAATCCAGCCCCCGCGACCAAAAACATGCAGGTCATCGGCTTGTCCGATGGCCTGTTTTTGTGTCTTGCACCAAGGCCCTTGGTGCGCGCGCACCAAATAGCGTGCGAATGGGCTTTCTATGGAGGCCAATCCGCTGCAAGTTATCCCGACGCCGCCAACGGTGCCAGGCAGTCCCAAACCGCCTCAAATCGGTCATTGGAGGACGTCCTCGACGTCCCCGCAGGTCTTCGCCAAGAGCGCGAGGATGGTCGTTCTGTGACTCCCGACCCTGCAAGATGCTAGGAGACCCTAGGCCCTTCCCCTTGTGATGCCGCGTGGGCAAGTCGCCCTAGTCTGCCCCTTGCACCAAGTCGACGGCAGGAGATCGGAGCAAGGATGACAGCGAGTCACATGGCACCAAACGGTGAGGTCGGAGTTTCGCCAAGACGCGAGCCAGAGCTCATAGGCGTTAGGGAGGCGGCGGACATCCTCAATGTCTCCTCCCGAACGGTCACGAGGCTCTGCGGCCTCAACAAGATCAAGAGCGTGAAGATCGGCTTCCAATGGCGTGTCAACCGTGCCGCCCTCATGCGTTATGCCGGCCTTGAGGAGGGCCGCGACGATGGGGAGCTGTGAGGAGATCGCCTCGGGATGCGCTGCCCTGCGAGATATGAATAAGTGTCCTTGGCATGCGTTAACGTCAAAGGACCCATGGCTGGCAAACGAGGCTGAGACACCCTATCCACTGGCCCATGGGATTAGCTGCGCCTACGTGCCGGCCGTCAACCCCTCCGATTGGAGATGATCGGTCATGGCTGAAACGCGCGCGGACGGATGCACGACGCTCGGTTCCTGGGGCGTGAGCATCAAGGAGTACTACACCATCGAGGAGGTGTCGCGCCTGCTCCACGTTCACGTCACGCGAATAAGGGAGCTCGCAGACCAGGCCGACGACCCGATGCCGTTCCGCTGCTTCGAGGGTCAGAGGAGGAACGGATTCATCTACCGCGAGGACCTGGTGGCATGGCTCGACAGGCACACGGTGCTCTGGAGGGACCAGAGGGCCATGAGGCCGGGGGCCGGGGATGGCTGCTAGCGAGAGGCCCGACGAGTACGTGACCATCTACCGCTTCATGACGCACGAGCTCGGACTCTGGGGAGTGGACCTCCTCGTCTACGCAAGGGTGCTGAGCTTCTGCACCGACCCCGACGGCAGCTACTACGAGAGCAGGGGACGATGCGCCGACTTCCTCGGAATCAGCAGCCGACAGGCCGCGAGGTCGTTCGCAAGGTTATGTGCGTCCGGGCTCATCGACGACATCGGGATGAGGCGGCATCAGACGGGCTGCAGCACCAGGGAGTATCGCGTGAACAGGGAAGTGATCTCAGCGATTCTCCACGGCGGCCAGTGGGGGTGACAGGATGTCATGACACCGTGTCACCCCCCTGACAGCGTGTCACCCCCTATGGCCGAAAGGGGTGACACCATGTCACCCCCACCCCTGACACCATGTCACCCAAGATTAGAAAGGAGAATAGAGTGGATGGAGAAGAGAGGGGCAAGGGGCGCCTGGTCTTGCCATCGGAGGCAATGGCGGCGGGGCTCGTCGATCAGGAGCCCGACAAGGTTCCCTGCCCGCATTGTGGCAAGCCGCTCGACCAACTCGGGGCGGTCTTCGCTGGTAAGGTCTACTGGGTGTCGCACGCGAGGTGCGGGTGCCAGGGCGAGCGCCGCGAGGACCGGGAGGTCGCCGATGCGGCGGAGACGGCCGAGCAGGGCGAGAAGGCGCGCCTCCTCGCAAGGGCCGGCGTCCCGGCGAAGTTCGCCGATGCCACGCTCACGGACGGTTATTGCAGGGCGTACGTCGACTCGTTCGTGAAGGACGAGACCTCGACGGGGCTCTACGTGCATGGCCCAGTGGGCACCGGCAAGACGTACAACGCCGCCGGTATCGTCAAGGCGCTCATAGCGAAGAAGTGCGACGCGATCTTCTCGTCCGCGCTGGACATCTTCACGAACATACAGGAGACCTACGACAGCGGGGCCTCGAGCAAGCGCGAGATGGAGCGCTACCTGTCCTGCGGGATCCTGGTCCTCGACGACCTGGGCAAGGAATCGAACACGCGGTGGGCCCTCACGATGCTCTTC
This genomic stretch from Atopobiaceae bacterium harbors:
- a CDS encoding BrnT family toxin, whose amino-acid sequence is MRDVWRKEDGMEGPGGSEEIGAMVEADGGGAAKPVMSIREAKSLWRDPCLVRLPSRWSSERRMLVVGRVHDVFWTAIARRLSTDVEIISARYATEEEVGIYEQTNWGDYYQR
- the rsmI gene encoding 16S rRNA (cytidine(1402)-2'-O)-methyltransferase is translated as MEPTEPTAASDISHPAGLFSLVGTPIGNLSDVSPRVSATLAAADVVLCEDTRVTGKLLSCLGVHASLERCDENVIRERTQSVLDRLAAGERVAFVSDAGMPGVSDPGSVLMDAALAAGVATEVIPGPSAVTCAVAASGLACRHFLFEGFLPRKAGERDRLLVTLSQVPAALVIYESPHRAVATLAAIAVAMPARRVALVRELTKVHEEVSRGTAPELAASVAARVEAEPLKGECVIVVEEPAADEVVAAPADVAARPSLDEAIAEGIRQGSPKSALARRIARAYGITRDEAYRRVVELSRKG
- a CDS encoding cellulase family glycosylhydrolase; amino-acid sequence: MAEKDDRTVHGVNLSGWLVLESWVTPSLFASTGAFDGAGLREALGRKRFSELLDAHRSTFITEEDFSRIAARGFDAVRLPVPWFVLGDDGPFPGSYDGCLKYVDAAMNWAEDEGIQVLLCLSSIPGSTDSESGHQMVIQNEERSRAAALEVISVLAERFGRRPGLLGIEPLDEPQVQHRHGLTLTDGVPMHRLRNYYRDAYETIRQMGGHKPVVVISDGGMPGEFRRFMAQDRYTNVWLDSHIYHYADSTDASGPRGVRDLITATDRYLKTAHESHLPCMVGEWSAALPLADSAMTPEGRIALERVYTSSQLSAFAGSAGWFFQTWKTESHLSSWDARVALSSFERGMFD
- a CDS encoding glycerol dehydrogenase; translated protein: MSALVFNSPSKYVQGPDALSDLATYVEPLGFKALAIATPSGVRRIGGKVRAGFESSQADVILEEFAGECCTSEIERLRQVAEREGADVICGIGGGKALDTAKAVAYYLKVPVVICPTIASSDAPCSALSVVYSDGGAFDSYLYLRSNPDVVLMDTTVIAASPVRLTVSGMGDALATYFEAQASVDSAGTTCAGGKASSAALALARLCFDTLMADGVKAKVALEAGCLTPAVEHVIEANTLLSGIGFESCGLAAAHAIHNGLTCLPETHDNYHGEKVAFGTLCQLVLADAPTEQIEQVMAFCLEVGLPVTLAELGVEHITTEQVMEVATAACAPSDTMGNMPFEVTPDMVANCILAADALGRYYTEG
- a CDS encoding DUF192 domain-containing protein; amino-acid sequence: MCEVLVCLGGCHAPAFRARVLRSWGGRLRGLLGTTRADPSVGPVLLVRCGSVHTFGMRYELDLALLDDEGRVLATRRGMGPGRVVSAHGACLALERPSGLGPWPEVGEYVRFEKAEATGAARMPGMGA
- a CDS encoding FHA domain-containing protein, whose amino-acid sequence is MEGTLEQRGGRYGQDVPYGSGRGRDQGHSYLPASPGTRDAPPNKAGITLGPGTKRCPRCGAVLFDDMEVCYACLYDFSKDRAAQRRAQMPPMPGDPELSTADVVGLVDGWAGSEPEVRDAPMDDGYLWGELFSQEDEDDPWADMPDVAESPLAQRPQEAWDQDEALPAAAASLRPAHASHDWAPTPTDSTAPLPRIGVVTDRLGVRVETDDMDVTCRIPADGLAVGRGDDNDVILRARSVSRHHVRLFPSAAGVVAEDQGATNPALVLGSPLTGSRTLKLGDVLDIGGTRLTLVPVNG
- a CDS encoding GntR family transcriptional regulator, yielding MADIKAKIADGTYPCNDLLPSAQKLCERYGVSKITITRAMDQLEVEGLIVRRKGSGSFVKALIPKMATTASGTEISCDMGGFYAQQTAMGKKVRTEVEEFTVAAPPDPIAKSLGMEPDEFAYYMCRLRISDDVHLTVEYTYMPIKLFPDLRRHDAETSLFAYIRERTDYTIASSNRVVRAAKPTPEECRLLEVPSDEPLLEIEQVEYLTDGRPFTYTRSRHAHGAEFMSVGME